A DNA window from Portunus trituberculatus isolate SZX2019 chromosome 47, ASM1759143v1, whole genome shotgun sequence contains the following coding sequences:
- the LOC123520686 gene encoding probable tRNA N6-adenosine threonylcarbamoyltransferase, translating to MVIVIGLEGSANKIGIGIIQDGVVLSNPRRTYITPPGQGFVPHDTAKHHQANVLEVLNEALSQADVTPQDISAIAYTKGPGMAAPLISVAVVARTIAQLWDKPLVAVNHCIGHIEMGRLVTGAKNPTVLYVSGGNTQIIAYLEKRYRIFGETIDMAVGNCLDRFARILMLSNDPSPGYNIEQMAKNGSKYLPLPYCVKGMDVSFSGILSYLEDRADKLLKSGQYTKSDLCFSLQETIFAMLVETTERAMAHCGSQEVLICGGVGCNLRLQQMMKIMCEERGAKLYATDESFCIDNGAMIAQAGYLMYTSGITTPLQDTWVTQRFRTDDVHVTWRE from the exons ATGGTCATTGTCATTGGCCTTGAGGGAAGTGCCAATAAGATTGGTATTGGCATAATTCAAGATGGAGTAGTTTTGTCAAATCCTCGCCGAACATACATCACCCCACCTGGTCAAGGATTTGTTCCCCACGACACAGCCAAGCATCATCAG GCAAATGTACTAGAAGTCCTCAATGAAGCTCTTTCACAAGCAGATGTCACTCCCCAGGATATAAGTGCCATAGCTTACACAAAGGGTCCTGGAATGGCTGCACCACTGATCAGTGTGGCAGTAGTGGCCCGCACCATTGCCCAGCTGTGGGATAAACCACTTGTTGCTGTCAATCATTGTATTGGACATATTGAAATGGGAAGATTGGTAACGGGTGCAAAAAATCCAACTGTACTATATGTAAGTGGAGGTAATACACAAATAATTGCTTATTTAGAAAAAAGATATAGAATATTTGGAGAAACTATTGACATGGCTGTTGGAAACTGCTTGGACAGATTTGCTAGAATTTTGATGCTATCCAATGATCCAAGTCCTGGATATAATATTGAACAAATGGCAAAGAATGGTTCAaaatatcttcctcttccatattgTGTGAAAGGTATGGATGTTTCATTTTCTGGTATTCTTTCCTACCTGGAAGACCGTGCAGATAAGCTTCTGAAGAGTGGGCAATATACAAAAAGTGatctttgcttttctcttcaGGAAACAATATTTGCGATGTTAGTGGAGACCACTGAACGAGCTATGGCTCATTGTGGCTCACAAGAAGTGCTCATTTGTGGAGGTGTTGGCTGTAACCTCAGGTTACAacagatgatgaaaataatgtgtgaggagagaggagcaAAACTCTATGCAACTGATGAATCATTCTGTATTGACAATGGAGCCATGATAGCACAGGCTGGGTACCTCATGTACACGTCAGGCATCACAACTCCACTGCAGGATACTTGGGTAACACAAAGGTTTAGGACTGATGATGTTCATGTGACCTGGAgggagtaa